A window of Nicotiana sylvestris chromosome 8, ASM39365v2, whole genome shotgun sequence genomic DNA:
AATAATACATTGCTAATGCTAAGTTTTATACAAGTTATTAATTAATATCCcataaagtgaaaagaaaaagtgATAGGTGGGTTTGGCGCGGGTTTCGTTAGAAGTTTCAATCGATTGGGTCCCTTTGCCCAACTACCAgttgaggaggaagaagaagaaaagtctAAGCATTAGTGTTAGGTGTACTTGCTTCTTTCTTCCATTAGCGCCTCCAATTAGGAAACACGTCTTCATTATTCCCTTTCCCTTTGACTGTTCTCTTTATTTATTCATATATACACGCAATCCCTTTTCTCTCCATCCAATAATTTCCCATAAACCCTATATTTCTCATAACCTTTCTCTATATTTTATAAGCAACCCCCCTTTCAATATTACCATTTGACCCAAATCTTCACTAAAAAAAATCTCCTCTTTTTTTCCCCTTTAGAATTTTGATCATGGAAGCAGGGACGATCTCTCGGCTTCTTCAACCAATGAAGCAAAGTTCAAACCCTTCCAATTTCAGCTCCAACTCTTCGATGTAAGCTTTTATGcgtcattcttttttttttttggttggaatttcattttatttttatatggTCTTATGTGAGTCGGTGTCTAAATTTTGATATCATGAAGCTGATCATTGTCAATTGTATGGGTTTGGTCTCATGATTTATTAGCTAGATTATTTAATCAATTGTATGTCAACTGTTTGAAAACTCAGAATCCTGTTGAAAgatgctctttttttttctttttgctgcTGGGATTAATTTTCTGACGATTTGAGTTTTCGTAGGAGATTAAAGTCGTATAGTACTGATTTCACATACATATGAAGAAATTGTTGGTTTTACACTAATTTGAATACAATTTAATCATGTGAAGTAATTGCTTCTTGTACAAAAATTTAGATTTTACTCTTAACTTATGCAACTTAACTCTTAACATATGCAACATAGTAGGGGTAATTTAATAAAGGGAGTGTATCAACTACAAAGTCATAGAACTTTAATTGGAGAAAAGAACCACTTTCTGTTTGAGAGAGCATTTTCATTCTCAAAACTAATGTTTGCCTATAAGAAGTAATGTGAGTCCCGCTGTAACTCATATCGCAAGTCTCTGTCTTGGCAGGTTCTGCCCTCGGACAAGGTTAATGCCTGCTTGCCATGTGTCACATGGTGGACGAGAAATGAATCCTACCGAGCAGGAATTATCTCTGGTTTTATCTTCAGAAAATAAGAAGAGCAGTGTATTTGGTGGATTGTCTTTACATCGTCCAGTGCACAAGAGAGATCCAGTCGGCAAAATGTTTTGTTCTGTCGGGGTGTATACATATCCCGGGAGCATTGCTGAATCTCCTTCACAGACAACTGAAGAAAAGATTGGGGTGCTACTTTTGAATCTTGGAGGACCAGACACGCTTCACGATGTTCAGCCTTTCTTGTTCAACTTATTTGCTGACCCTGTATGCTAGCAATCAGTCTAATTCCCTTGTTTCTTCTAAGCTGAAGATGTTGAACAGCTAAGTCAGATTTGTTTGTGGTTATGCCTAATGGTATCATTGTTTTTTTTGGTGGGCAGGATATTATACGTCTCCCTAGATTATTCCGATTTCTCCAGCGCCCATTAGCACAACTCATTTCTGTTCTCAGAGCCCCGAAGAGTAAGGAAGGGTACGCTGCAATTGGAGGCGGTTCCCCTTTACGAAAGATAACAGACGAGCAGGTAAAAAAAACCTCTGTTTTACTTTTGGTATTACATGATAAAAAGCTCTCTTTTCCATCTATGGTGGTGTCGTTTTCAACATGTTATAACCCTCTTAAGCTCACTATTATAGGCTAGCGCGCTAAAAATGGCACTAGAAACAAAGGAAGTTCCTGCAAATGTCTATGTTGCAATGCGATACTGGCACCCATTCACCGAGGAAGCTGTTCACCAGGTAGGTCTAAAATGCCTACTTTTTTTCCTTTAGCAGTTACATCTGTTTATTTCTTGATCAACTCTTTGATGTTGTCTATGTCTTCTCTCATGTGTTTAGATTTATATCTAGCCAAGTTGAACTGGTAATGGCTTGCATTTGTTCTTTTTCCTCGTTTTCATGTCAATATGCATGTATTGTAGTTGCTCTTTAAAAAAATCCCCTTGATATTTCAATTAAGTCCGACTTGTGTTAAGAGTTTGTATATGGGCAGAACTTCAAGAGAACCACCTAGATATGAACACTGAAAAATGTTAGCCATCCTATTATTAAGTAAGAACACAGATTTCCCCACAGGGCTTTGGTCTAGTGGTAAGAGCACAACACGTGATGTGGGTTAGGCGCACGACACGTGTTTGAACACCATGTCAAACAAAAGCtcggtatttaagtggagaagggtagaggggtGGGCCCATTATCAGCTAAGTTTCGAACTATCGAGTGCCTAACTACGACTTTAATTTTGGCGATGGTAATGATGGAAATGATTTTGGTATTAGACTAGTTAGAAAGGGGAGGGCCAGCTGTCTAGACTGCATTTCAGGAGTTTGAAGACCATCCAAATTCAACCAAATCTACAACCCCGGTCCTCGATATTGAGCTTCCGAAAGGGGTGCTTGCTGGAGCAACTCAACGAGATGTGGGGCTCAATTCCCGCTAAGCCTCATCCTAGTAGGTTTTTCATGTCTGTGCCAATGGGCCAGCTAAACTTTGTAAATGATTTTTTCCTATCTAGAGAGAGGGAACTTCAATTTCTTAAGAAGAGCCGAGACAACTCAAGTTTGGTTCTGGAGCCGAGGCCATGCACTCCATTGGTCCTGGGGAATTTCTCAGTCGTTGGAAGAAAGTAAGACTAAAGAATTACCAATAATAGAGGAAATAATTCTGAATGATAGAACAAAAATTTGTAGGATCTTAAGATCATATCTTTTTGTCCTATGAGTCCTTATCAAAAAAATGTCTTTTTGCCCTATGGCTGTTGAGTGTTTCTTCTCTTCAATGTTTTTGTTTAGATTTATGATAGAAGTGGTCCTTATTTTTCTGGAACCTGTAGCTCATCTGCTGCCAATTCATTTGTAATTTACGGTATAATGAATGTAAACAACGGTATACCTTTTGGCCCATCCTTTTCCATTTATGTTTATGCATAACCTGTATTACATGTTTTTCAAGTGTATATCTTTAGAATGGATTTTCACTAATTTCAACTTTTCTTGTAGTTATGCAAGTGTAGATaggtaatttttcttttttcttcttctagtcTTATAAAGTTCTTTCTTCAAGAAATCTTATAAAGTTCTTTCTTCAAAAAATCTTATAAAGTTCTTATGATTTTACACTTAAACCTGGGATCCTAAAGCAATCCAAATCAGGATTTGATcctagaaaaaaaaaattcttcttgAATGAGTTATTTTGAAGAAATTTTTGTTGGGAAAAGTGGCAAATTAAAGATATATAATAGACGACATTTTTAGTGAATGGATGTCTATCGAATTTGATTTTTGGTAGCTCACCGCCCTCTCCTTCACTTTACACCCAAAGGGAATATAATAAACATAAGAAAGAAGGAAAGAACACCTCTCTCGATCTCCAACCCTTATAGAGTTTTAGTGTAGGTAAATAGTAGAAGGCTTCTGCACTATATGCTTTTGTGTCGTCCTCATTATAATGAATATTCATTTTATAGGGGTACCTAAAGTAAATCAGTTGGACTCCTATCTTGTCGAGGAATGAGGATTATGATGATTACGTAATTTTCTACTcctgtttcaatttagatgacacacAATCCTTattagtccgttccaaaaagaatgacctatTTCTacatttggaaataattcaactttaaactcttcattttaccaattttacccttaatgagaagcttttacaACCACACAAATGTCACGGTCCTGCAAaacttttaccccttaagcttttaagagcacgagtttcaaaagtcttctttttttttcttcttaaactccttgccgagtcaaactacctcaactaaattgaaacggagagagTAGTAATTAAATCGGATGCTTTCACAATATTTTCTTAGCAATCAAGACAGATCTTCATATGCATACCAGTATGGAACCTACACTTTTAAGCTGTGTGGATAGAACCAGGGTGGGGGTAACCAACTGTTGGACATTGGATGTCTGTTTGCATAGCAAAGCCTTATTGATAATGCAGTGTATCCCTTAGTGATCTGTAATACATCTCTCAGCTTTATCTAgtaaatacatatatatagtaCATGTTAGATGCTGATAATTCTGAAAATCACCAGCTGTTAATTTGAGAtccaatatttttttttctttcatataAAAATCTCATGTGCTGAATGTCCTAGATGGTACATGCTTTATACATATATCCAAACCCAGCAGCAATCGTCCATTTTCGAAAGAAGGATCTGATTGAGCTGCTGGGATTGAATGGGCCCCAGAATCACTCATCTCCTGCGAATGCTAAAATTATGTAAATCTTCTCTTTGATCTGAATTTGTGTTCCCTGTTGTGCGGCAGATAAAAAGAGATGGGATTACGAAGCTCGTAGTGCTGCCTTTGTATCCTCAATATTCTATCTCTACAACTGGTTCGAGCGTCCGTGCCTTACAAAATATTTTCAAGTAATTCTTTCTTTTCAATTTGGTAACCGCACGTGTGGAATGTCATATTCTTTCTTAATGTTACATATATATTATTCCTCAATTCTAAATAATATATGAACTCCTTCATCAAAATAACGTATGAACTGTGCTTCCTTTCAGGGATGACTCTTATCTGTCTAGACTGCCAGTTGCTATCATTGAATCCTGGTACCAACGACAAGGCTACATCAAGTCCATGGCAGACTTGATTGAGAAGGAGTTGCATAATTTCTCCAACCCTGAGGAGGTAGATTATCTTATTATTCTTTAGTTGTATGGACTTAGTTCCTGTCCGTCATGTTTATACTTGTAATTGATGAACTCCTTTTTACTATTATTGAAACTGGGAGTAGCTACCGTGGCAACATAATGACAAGTTTTTGGATGATTTTAGGTCATGATTTTCTTTAGCGCCCATGGAGTGCCAGTTAGTTATGTTGAAGATGCTGGTGATCCGTATAGAGATCAGATGGAGGAGTGCATTTCCTTGATAATGAATGAGCTGAAAGCTAGAGGAACTAACAATCATCATACCTTGGCTTATCAGGTTTGTCATTGGATCATGTTTTCTGCGTTACACgttcttgacattctataatgCCATCTGCATTGAGCTCTCCCTTATGTGGCCATTGCATAAAGTTATTATAGATGATAGATTAGAAATAAATATAGATTCCACACTGTAATCAATCTACATCCAGTTGTGCTTATACTGATCAGTTCATGGCTAAGTTGGAAATAGTCCATGTTTTCCTCTTTAGCCTTT
This region includes:
- the LOC104232603 gene encoding ferrochelatase-2, chloroplastic, coding for MEAGTISRLLQPMKQSSNPSNFSSNSSMFCPRTRLMPACHVSHGGREMNPTEQELSLVLSSENKKSSVFGGLSLHRPVHKRDPVGKMFCSVGVYTYPGSIAESPSQTTEEKIGVLLLNLGGPDTLHDVQPFLFNLFADPDIIRLPRLFRFLQRPLAQLISVLRAPKSKEGYAAIGGGSPLRKITDEQASALKMALETKEVPANVYVAMRYWHPFTEEAVHQIKRDGITKLVVLPLYPQYSISTTGSSVRALQNIFKDDSYLSRLPVAIIESWYQRQGYIKSMADLIEKELHNFSNPEEVMIFFSAHGVPVSYVEDAGDPYRDQMEECISLIMNELKARGTNNHHTLAYQSRVGPVQWLKPYTDEVLVELGKKGVKSLLAVPVSFVSEHIETLEEIDMEYKELALESGIENWGRVPALNCTSSFITDLADAVIEVLPSAMAMSTSSGAEEEVDNDPMQYFIKMLFGSLLAFVFLFSPKMVSAFRKNIL